A stretch of Desulfitobacterium dichloroeliminans LMG P-21439 DNA encodes these proteins:
- a CDS encoding YjfB family protein, whose product MDIAAMSIVMNQAKVQQQASISVMKMTIDVAREQSKSLAMMLEGMSGVSDLSVVTQLGSNIDIWV is encoded by the coding sequence ATGGATATAGCGGCTATGTCAATTGTAATGAATCAAGCTAAAGTCCAGCAACAAGCATCAATTTCTGTGATGAAGATGACCATAGATGTGGCGAGAGAACAAAGCAAGTCGTTGGCAATGATGCTTGAAGGAATGTCAGGCGTAAGCGACTTATCGGTTGTTACGCAATTAGGGAGTAATATTGATATATGGGTGTGA
- the tnpC gene encoding IS66 family transposase, which produces MSEVKSVKTLENRITELEKENKLLHETVHHLTRKLFGRSSEKTSVLSVGQMSLFDEAETESNPKAVEPDLKQVEGYQRKKFDGQRKELLKDLPHEKRFCTLLEDDRSCEECQTTLVSVGEEFVRTEIEFIPAKVRVIDIYRETFECRSCRKNNLPYMEKAPVPSPVIQHSMASPSTVAWVMHQKFVNALPLYRQEKEWKTLGVELSRATMANWIMVAARDWLTPLLQRMHQKLLEENFLHADETPVQVLNEEGRKNTTDSYMWVYSTSKHCKHPIRIFEYQPGRSGKYPQKFLKGFKGYLHSDAYSGYQKVEGITRCLCWAHVRRNFVEALPKDIHSPEATLASDGVRFCNELFEIEKTLEGCSREERQSERLKQEQPVLEAFWVWVDYTKNKVLPKSKLGQALNYAINHKQELMNYLLDGNCAISNNLAENSIRPFTIGRKNWLFSGSPKGATASAAVYSMIETAKANGLNPYKYLCFIFKELPGVQFGQYPEFLEDYLPWSPDVQAVCK; this is translated from the coding sequence ATGAGTGAAGTAAAATCGGTAAAAACTCTTGAAAACCGCATCACCGAACTAGAGAAGGAAAACAAACTTCTTCATGAAACCGTTCATCATCTGACCCGTAAACTCTTTGGTCGAAGCTCTGAGAAGACATCCGTCCTTTCTGTGGGACAGATGTCTCTTTTTGATGAAGCAGAAACGGAATCTAATCCTAAGGCTGTGGAACCGGACCTTAAGCAAGTCGAGGGGTACCAGAGAAAGAAATTCGACGGTCAGCGTAAGGAACTTTTGAAAGACCTTCCCCATGAAAAGCGGTTCTGTACTCTCTTAGAAGATGACCGGTCCTGCGAAGAGTGTCAGACGACACTGGTCTCTGTGGGAGAAGAGTTCGTGAGAACCGAAATTGAATTCATCCCTGCAAAAGTAAGAGTAATCGATATTTACCGCGAAACCTTCGAGTGCCGTAGCTGCCGTAAGAATAACTTGCCCTATATGGAGAAAGCACCTGTACCTTCTCCAGTCATTCAGCACTCCATGGCATCTCCCTCCACAGTAGCTTGGGTAATGCATCAGAAGTTTGTCAACGCGCTTCCTCTGTACCGTCAGGAAAAGGAGTGGAAGACGCTGGGCGTTGAATTAAGCCGTGCAACCATGGCCAATTGGATCATGGTCGCAGCCCGAGATTGGCTGACCCCGCTTTTGCAACGGATGCATCAGAAGCTCTTGGAGGAAAACTTCCTGCATGCTGACGAAACTCCGGTTCAAGTCCTCAACGAAGAGGGCCGAAAGAATACCACGGATTCTTACATGTGGGTTTACAGTACGAGCAAACACTGTAAGCATCCCATCCGGATCTTCGAGTACCAACCGGGTAGAAGTGGTAAATATCCTCAGAAATTCCTAAAAGGATTTAAAGGATACCTCCACTCGGATGCCTACTCAGGCTACCAAAAGGTGGAGGGAATCACGCGATGCCTGTGCTGGGCTCATGTTCGAAGGAATTTCGTTGAGGCCCTGCCAAAGGATATCCATAGCCCGGAAGCCACTTTGGCAAGCGATGGGGTTCGATTTTGTAATGAACTCTTTGAGATAGAGAAAACTCTTGAAGGGTGTTCAAGAGAAGAGCGACAATCCGAGCGTCTGAAGCAGGAACAACCTGTTTTGGAGGCCTTTTGGGTATGGGTGGATTACACTAAGAACAAGGTTCTCCCTAAATCTAAACTTGGGCAAGCTCTTAATTACGCCATAAACCATAAACAGGAATTGATGAATTATCTGTTGGATGGAAACTGCGCCATCTCGAACAACTTAGCCGAAAACAGCATCCGCCCCTTTACGATCGGACGAAAAAACTGGCTGTTTAGTGGAAGCCCGAAAGGAGCAACTGCTAGCGCTGCCGTTTACAGCATGATTGAAACGGCTAAGGCCAATGGCCTGAATCCCTATAAATATCTTTGCTTCATCTTTAAAGAGTTACCCGGGGTGCAGTTCGGTCAATACCCAGAATTTCTTGAAGATTATCTGCCGTGGAGTCCAGATGTACAGGCTGTCTGCAAATAG
- a CDS encoding chemotaxis protein CheA yields MSQEDNQNMGVDLGEFLEFYLLDSQEQVEKLAAGLLQLEKEGNNVGLINDLFRSAHSLKGASGTMGFTSIVALTHSAEDLLDRLRQGKMEVSLPMVDLLLAVTDRVKEMLNQVEQRVEINVDYQDLVDEMNALMRGEVPVPAKSIEVPVHTETPSEYPPIDFQLIEEVRDQVRDAQGLGHGIYQAVIKFAPNTLMKAVRAVMAVQRMENVGKVVKMIPSVEDLEVGNEDEFAMLILSDDSPEDIRAELLTVSELAEVVIHPYSSTEAVAPFVVNQVAATAQAEVLEGTEAPSVVEQQKQINKPVQSAPLKAVASSPAKPVTGNVNNGVSEGNNQVHTIRVDTVRMDNLINLVGEMVITRTRLVQIGQDLKEQYHMDAMVNNLNETTVYLGRLMSDLQESAMRLRMVPIGTVFSRFPRLVRDLARKTEKEIELVLKGEDTELDKTVVEVIGDPLMHLIRNSVDHGIESPEERRAAGKSELGTITLDAYHEGNHIAILISDDGKGLDLNRIYEKALSRGLVGEREGLSERDIANLIFLPGFSTADQVTDISGRGVGMDVVKKALNNLGGMIDITTRAGEGTTFTIRLPLTLAIIQALLVEADTEIYAVPLSSVLETLLVEQKEIKNVGGIPMVQLRGNTLPLISLREKFELPPAEVEPEEVFVVVVGLGDKALGLIVDGLRGQQEVVIKSLGEFLNNLPGIAGATILGDGKVTLILDIGSLIQDILVTRRG; encoded by the coding sequence ATGAGCCAAGAGGACAATCAAAATATGGGTGTCGATTTGGGAGAGTTCCTAGAGTTTTATCTCCTTGATTCGCAGGAACAAGTCGAAAAGCTTGCGGCAGGATTGTTGCAACTAGAAAAGGAAGGCAATAATGTCGGTCTTATTAATGACTTATTTCGATCAGCACATAGTTTAAAAGGGGCCTCCGGGACCATGGGTTTTACCTCCATTGTTGCCTTGACGCACTCAGCCGAGGATTTACTCGATCGGTTGCGCCAAGGGAAAATGGAAGTTTCTCTTCCCATGGTCGATCTTTTGTTAGCGGTCACCGATCGTGTGAAGGAAATGTTAAATCAAGTCGAGCAGCGAGTGGAAATAAACGTTGATTATCAGGATCTGGTCGATGAAATGAATGCCCTGATGCGGGGCGAAGTTCCTGTACCGGCCAAGAGCATTGAAGTCCCTGTACATACTGAAACACCCTCTGAATATCCACCCATCGATTTCCAACTGATAGAGGAAGTCCGTGATCAAGTGCGGGATGCCCAGGGTTTAGGACATGGCATCTACCAAGCAGTCATAAAATTTGCTCCCAATACATTAATGAAGGCTGTGCGTGCAGTCATGGCGGTGCAACGCATGGAAAATGTGGGGAAGGTCGTAAAAATGATCCCCAGCGTCGAAGATCTTGAAGTGGGCAACGAAGATGAATTTGCCATGCTCATCCTCTCTGATGATTCGCCGGAGGACATTCGGGCAGAGCTCTTAACTGTTTCGGAATTAGCAGAAGTTGTCATCCACCCCTATTCCAGTACTGAAGCTGTGGCTCCATTCGTCGTGAATCAAGTGGCGGCTACAGCGCAAGCTGAAGTGTTAGAGGGCACAGAAGCACCTTCTGTTGTTGAACAACAGAAGCAAATTAATAAACCGGTACAATCTGCTCCGCTAAAGGCTGTGGCCTCATCTCCCGCTAAGCCGGTGACAGGGAATGTCAACAATGGTGTAAGTGAAGGAAATAATCAAGTCCATACGATTCGGGTCGATACCGTTCGCATGGACAACCTGATTAATTTGGTCGGAGAAATGGTAATTACCCGGACCCGTCTTGTTCAAATCGGTCAGGATTTAAAAGAACAATATCACATGGATGCCATGGTCAATAACTTGAATGAGACGACGGTATATTTAGGGCGTCTTATGAGTGATCTGCAAGAAAGCGCTATGCGTTTGCGCATGGTTCCAATTGGCACTGTATTCAGCCGCTTCCCACGCTTGGTTCGGGACCTAGCACGCAAAACCGAAAAAGAGATCGAGCTGGTGCTTAAGGGTGAAGATACGGAATTGGATAAGACGGTCGTCGAAGTGATTGGCGATCCCCTTATGCATCTCATTCGTAACTCTGTCGATCATGGTATTGAATCGCCCGAGGAACGCCGCGCTGCCGGTAAGTCCGAGTTGGGAACCATCACCCTTGATGCATATCATGAAGGAAACCATATTGCTATTCTCATCTCTGATGACGGCAAGGGTTTGGATCTCAATAGAATCTACGAAAAAGCACTGAGCCGTGGGTTGGTCGGGGAAAGAGAAGGCCTTTCTGAACGAGATATCGCCAATCTGATTTTCTTGCCGGGCTTTAGCACAGCGGACCAAGTAACGGATATCTCCGGACGGGGAGTCGGCATGGATGTTGTTAAGAAAGCCTTGAATAATCTGGGCGGCATGATTGACATCACCACGCGAGCCGGCGAAGGGACAACCTTTACCATACGCCTACCCTTGACCTTAGCCATTATCCAAGCCCTACTGGTCGAAGCAGACACAGAAATTTATGCTGTTCCCTTATCATCTGTACTGGAGACTCTGCTGGTCGAGCAAAAAGAAATCAAGAATGTGGGCGGCATACCTATGGTACAGCTTCGTGGCAATACATTGCCCTTGATTTCTCTGCGTGAAAAATTCGAACTTCCCCCGGCCGAAGTTGAACCGGAAGAAGTTTTTGTTGTCGTCGTTGGCTTAGGCGATAAGGCCTTGGGTCTGATCGTAGATGGATTACGCGGGCAACAGGAAGTAGTCATAAAATCCTTAGGTGAGTTCCTTAATAATCTCCCTGGAATTGCCGGAGCTACTATCCTTGGTGATGGTAAGGTGACGCTGATTCTCGATATCGGGAGCTTGATTCAAGATATACTTGTGACCAGAAGAGGTTAA
- a CDS encoding flagellinolysin has translation MIIYHNISAQNTFNKLSIKQNEVSKGLKKVSSGLRINNASDDAAGLTISEKMRGQIRGLSQAIRNAQDAISLVQTAEGAAASIQDMLQRSRELSVQAANGTLTNEDRAYLQDEMVQILSNIEMIANDTEFNTKKLLNQSGSVVSQYTGISQAALDELTSKLPGWLNDSMVAIYTRLGIDYPDSPIKRPMRVEYYYNDITSTGASMGTADGGATLTLRVNTAKVFDGSGNLRPEGILDTLLAHEMVHAFQFTEMPFSRDGVDTAEENWFIEGLAMTIQGGNLFGVTDHHVSMGYPFDGDYRSAYEAVKVLHEVTDDGINAIIDRLEAGDTLDQALLNTTQNFTGTELDGAIGAADLTTATEFINWFNANSSSAGVLNTYLMGSADFTQGSGVITIGGAKGSSSDLTLDQTIPNATGVATLNTHFTLDFVNSAGSVGLGEIVFHVGANSGQNIPFQSFDLRTSALELVGTNIKTQSGANAAIGTINKALGLVSNARSYFGAVQNRLEHTILNLANAEENITASELRIRDVDLAKEMMNFQKSSILSQAAQAMLAQANFRPQEILQLLK, from the coding sequence ATGATAATTTATCATAATATATCAGCTCAAAATACCTTTAACAAATTATCAATTAAGCAAAATGAAGTAAGTAAAGGCTTGAAAAAGGTTTCTTCTGGGTTACGAATCAATAATGCTAGTGATGATGCCGCTGGGCTTACTATATCAGAAAAAATGCGTGGGCAAATTCGTGGACTTAGCCAAGCGATCCGTAATGCCCAAGATGCGATTTCTTTGGTTCAAACTGCTGAGGGTGCGGCTGCTTCAATTCAGGATATGTTGCAAAGGAGCAGGGAGCTTTCTGTTCAAGCCGCTAACGGAACATTAACTAATGAAGACAGGGCCTACTTGCAGGATGAGATGGTTCAGATTTTAAGTAATATTGAAATGATTGCTAACGATACTGAATTTAATACCAAAAAATTGCTAAATCAAAGTGGTAGTGTAGTGTCTCAGTATACGGGCATCTCTCAGGCGGCCTTAGACGAACTTACTTCAAAGCTGCCTGGATGGCTCAATGATAGTATGGTGGCTATTTATACACGATTGGGGATTGACTATCCGGATAGCCCAATAAAACGACCAATGCGTGTAGAATATTACTATAACGATATAACTTCGACTGGAGCTTCGATGGGTACAGCGGACGGTGGAGCTACTCTAACGCTTCGAGTCAATACTGCGAAGGTCTTTGACGGCTCAGGTAATCTGAGGCCGGAAGGCATTTTAGATACTTTATTAGCTCACGAAATGGTCCATGCTTTTCAGTTTACAGAAATGCCCTTTAGTAGAGATGGAGTAGATACAGCTGAAGAAAATTGGTTTATCGAGGGCTTGGCAATGACCATTCAAGGGGGAAATCTGTTTGGCGTAACCGACCATCATGTTAGCATGGGATACCCTTTTGATGGGGATTATCGTTCGGCTTACGAAGCAGTTAAGGTGCTCCATGAGGTTACTGATGATGGGATCAATGCAATAATTGACCGGTTGGAAGCAGGAGATACGCTCGATCAGGCGTTATTAAACACTACGCAGAATTTTACAGGGACAGAATTAGATGGTGCGATAGGAGCTGCAGATTTGACAACTGCAACAGAATTTATAAATTGGTTTAATGCTAATTCGTCTAGTGCGGGGGTTCTAAATACCTATCTGATGGGAAGTGCTGATTTTACACAAGGGTCTGGCGTTATCACAATCGGTGGTGCAAAAGGTAGTAGTAGTGACTTAACTCTTGATCAGACAATCCCCAATGCTACGGGTGTGGCCACTTTGAATACGCATTTCACCTTGGATTTCGTTAACTCTGCAGGATCAGTAGGATTAGGGGAAATAGTTTTTCACGTTGGTGCAAATTCTGGACAGAATATACCTTTCCAAAGCTTTGATCTTAGGACGTCTGCATTAGAGCTAGTAGGAACAAATATTAAGACACAGAGTGGGGCTAATGCAGCAATAGGTACAATTAATAAAGCTTTAGGGTTGGTATCAAATGCCCGAAGCTATTTTGGAGCTGTTCAAAACAGATTAGAGCATACAATATTAAACTTGGCCAATGCCGAGGAAAATATAACTGCGAGTGAGTTACGTATTCGTGATGTAGACCTAGCAAAGGAAATGATGAATTTCCAAAAGAGCAGCATCCTTAGCCAAGCTGCCCAAGCAATGCTGGCTCAAGCGAACTTCCGGCCTCAAGAGATTTTGCAATTATTGAAATAA
- the tnpB gene encoding IS66 family insertion sequence element accessory protein TnpB (TnpB, as the term is used for proteins encoded by IS66 family insertion elements, is considered an accessory protein, since TnpC, encoded by a neighboring gene, is a DDE family transposase.) has protein sequence MFGDISKAEKIYLACGYTDMRKSIDGLAALVQQNFQLNPFQNSLFLFCGRRHDRLKALYWEGDGFVLLYKRLEKSKFQWPKNAEAVRGITRQEFRWLMEGLSIDQPKAVKKWDSTGCFSV, from the coding sequence ATGTTCGGTGACATCTCTAAGGCCGAGAAAATCTACCTCGCCTGCGGGTATACCGACATGCGTAAGTCCATAGACGGACTGGCAGCCCTAGTTCAGCAAAACTTTCAGCTCAACCCCTTTCAAAATAGTTTGTTTCTCTTTTGTGGCCGTCGGCATGATCGACTGAAGGCACTCTATTGGGAAGGGGATGGCTTTGTTCTTCTGTATAAGCGACTTGAAAAGAGCAAATTCCAATGGCCCAAGAATGCTGAAGCAGTTCGCGGGATTACCCGCCAGGAATTCCGCTGGCTTATGGAAGGGCTGTCTATTGATCAGCCTAAGGCCGTGAAAAAGTGGGATTCCACAGGCTGCTTTTCGGTATAA
- a CDS encoding flagellar protein FlaG, producing the protein MITIEPIQPNNQKTMMPVDAYAGQKLERSHDIARPVVERKNEIPDAREDIPREEVEKALDKLNRFMNLINKGMRFDLHEEKNSEEILVRIVDQDSEKVLKEASPKWVLELLHNLTNEAGLFVDQRV; encoded by the coding sequence ATGATCACCATCGAACCGATTCAACCAAATAATCAGAAGACCATGATGCCTGTGGATGCTTATGCTGGTCAAAAACTGGAACGTTCCCATGATATCGCTCGACCGGTTGTGGAACGTAAAAATGAAATCCCTGATGCCCGGGAAGACATTCCCAGGGAAGAAGTGGAGAAGGCTTTAGATAAATTAAACCGCTTTATGAATCTAATCAATAAGGGAATGCGTTTCGATCTTCATGAAGAGAAGAATTCGGAAGAGATTCTCGTCCGGATTGTCGATCAGGATTCTGAAAAGGTCCTCAAGGAAGCTTCTCCAAAATGGGTCTTAGAACTCCTTCACAATCTTACAAATGAAGCCGGGTTATTCGTGGATCAACGAGTTTAG
- a CDS encoding protein-glutamate methylesterase/protein-glutamine glutaminase, producing the protein MNRPNSPITVLIVDDSPFMRLTLQKILSQDPEIKVLDTARDGREGIEKLQALRPQVVTMDIEMPVIDGQQALGEIMRWQPTPVIILSALTTEGAQASLKALEAGAFEVVTKPSGGPGADVQALARDLIEKVKAAAQIDPNRLAKKRVNRSIPSTGSRPTWSAGNTPDSTPRPGTSALGNSVTGQSSLGNANTVSGTTKGRSLERGEALPKHPIEIVAIGTSTGGPSALQAVLTQLPANFPVPVLVAQHMPPGFTAPLAQRLNGMSPLNIREGVHGEALKAGTIYVAPAGKQMQVQRQGSQLHLHIGDESPITTLYHPSVDVMFLSLAKEVGKGSLGVVMTGMGNDGLKGMREIKEREGFAIAEAEETCVVYGMPRAIVDAGLANRVVPLGEIARTIVECVQRR; encoded by the coding sequence ATGAATCGGCCTAATTCTCCAATCACAGTTCTGATTGTGGATGACTCCCCCTTCATGCGTCTTACACTCCAGAAGATATTAAGCCAGGATCCGGAAATTAAGGTCCTGGATACTGCTCGAGATGGCCGAGAAGGTATTGAAAAGCTTCAAGCCCTCCGCCCTCAAGTGGTGACGATGGATATTGAGATGCCGGTCATCGATGGTCAACAAGCACTAGGGGAGATTATGCGTTGGCAACCGACGCCGGTTATTATACTGAGCGCTTTGACCACAGAAGGGGCACAAGCCAGCCTGAAAGCCTTAGAGGCGGGAGCCTTTGAAGTGGTGACCAAGCCTTCCGGTGGTCCCGGAGCCGATGTGCAGGCTTTGGCTCGGGATCTGATTGAAAAAGTAAAAGCAGCGGCTCAAATTGATCCTAACCGTTTAGCTAAAAAAAGGGTAAACCGTTCAATACCAAGTACTGGGTCACGACCGACCTGGTCTGCGGGAAACACACCCGACTCGACCCCTCGGCCCGGCACCAGTGCCTTAGGAAATTCTGTTACAGGGCAGTCTTCCTTAGGAAATGCCAACACTGTCTCGGGAACAACCAAGGGACGTTCCTTAGAACGGGGGGAAGCTCTTCCTAAGCATCCGATCGAGATTGTGGCGATTGGGACTTCTACCGGAGGACCCTCGGCCCTTCAAGCTGTATTAACACAACTTCCGGCTAATTTTCCCGTTCCTGTTCTGGTCGCTCAACATATGCCGCCCGGCTTTACGGCGCCTTTGGCTCAACGCCTCAATGGCATGTCACCTCTCAATATACGAGAAGGAGTACACGGTGAGGCTTTAAAGGCGGGAACTATCTATGTTGCCCCTGCGGGTAAACAAATGCAGGTTCAGCGCCAGGGCTCCCAGCTCCATCTACATATCGGTGATGAATCTCCTATAACGACCCTTTACCATCCTTCGGTAGATGTTATGTTTTTATCCTTGGCCAAGGAAGTGGGCAAGGGGAGCTTAGGGGTGGTGATGACCGGCATGGGTAACGATGGCCTTAAAGGGATGAGAGAGATCAAAGAACGAGAAGGCTTCGCCATTGCCGAGGCGGAAGAGACCTGCGTGGTTTATGGTATGCCGCGAGCGATTGTCGATGCGGGATTAGCCAATCGGGTTGTTCCCTTGGGAGAGATCGCTCGAACAATTGTTGAATGTGTGCAAAGGAGGTAA
- the tnpA gene encoding IS66 family insertion sequence element accessory protein TnpA, translating to MDTQKVTQNYRLKKWTRLISECRSSGQTVSAWCAEHNIHPSSYFYWLRRVRTAACEALPALQNENNSIVPVSFSLPQVSSPATDSLSPAIVVRLDSASLEIHNTASLNLIENTLRALQHVR from the coding sequence GTGGATACTCAGAAAGTCACACAAAACTATCGATTGAAGAAATGGACTCGACTTATTAGTGAATGTCGCAGCAGTGGGCAAACAGTCTCCGCATGGTGTGCTGAACATAATATTCATCCAAGTAGTTACTTCTATTGGTTGAGACGAGTCCGCACTGCCGCCTGTGAGGCTCTTCCGGCACTTCAAAACGAAAACAATTCTATCGTACCCGTATCCTTTTCACTTCCCCAGGTCAGTTCTCCGGCGACAGATTCCTTGTCACCAGCGATCGTGGTTCGCTTAGATTCCGCAAGTCTAGAAATTCATAACACTGCCTCGTTGAACTTAATCGAGAATACTCTTAGAGCACTTCAACATGTTCGGTGA
- the fliD gene encoding flagellar filament capping protein FliD, translated as MAIRSYGLSGSGIDVEQLVKDMMAARRTQYDKVWQKKTQLEWKKADYNTMYTSLRDFRNTTAFNYKLQSTLMPKIASSTAEGIVSATANAEAANVSHTINVTQLAEGARMTSSISLGSQSLKDTLRNQFAMDGATPDTFDIKLSNGTESQTITVDTTKSINEFVSNINNSGLGIKANYDANLDRFFIYSTKSGAEAKIDFTGTTDIDGLDFLTSTLKLQTSVEGKDAIFDFDGVLGLSQSSNTFTISGVTYNLKAKGVANVVIAADNEKSLSVVKDFVNSYNDLLAKLNGELNEAKYTKFMPLTNEERSALKESEITEWDKKSKSGMLRRDTILQEAVFKLRSDISSPISGLTGNYVSLASIGITTGNYSEGGKLYIDEIKLKKALEEDPDVINKLFSTSGDTSDKQGVSNRIYDTIKTSMDKIFTVAGISSTLDGDTKSSLAMRIRDYNDSLDRMNDRLASIEARYYKQFDAMESALSKISQQNSWLLSQFTGQ; from the coding sequence ATGGCAATACGGAGTTATGGTCTGAGCGGTTCAGGCATTGATGTTGAACAATTAGTTAAGGATATGATGGCTGCACGGCGTACCCAATATGACAAAGTCTGGCAGAAGAAGACGCAGCTGGAGTGGAAAAAAGCGGATTACAATACGATGTATACCTCGCTACGTGATTTTCGCAATACAACCGCATTTAATTATAAATTGCAGAGTACCCTAATGCCTAAGATTGCTTCCTCAACAGCAGAAGGGATTGTTTCGGCAACGGCTAATGCAGAGGCGGCCAACGTGAGCCATACAATTAATGTGACTCAGCTTGCTGAGGGCGCTAGAATGACAAGTTCAATCTCGTTAGGAAGCCAATCGCTCAAAGATACTTTAAGGAATCAATTCGCGATGGATGGAGCTACCCCTGATACCTTTGATATTAAGCTAAGTAACGGGACCGAATCTCAAACAATTACTGTCGACACTACGAAGAGCATTAATGAATTTGTCAGTAATATCAACAATTCTGGTCTGGGAATTAAGGCGAACTATGATGCAAATTTAGATCGCTTTTTCATCTATTCTACGAAATCTGGTGCAGAAGCGAAGATTGATTTTACAGGTACCACAGATATAGACGGTCTTGATTTTCTGACATCGACCTTAAAACTTCAGACGTCTGTAGAAGGAAAAGATGCTATCTTTGACTTTGATGGCGTACTTGGGCTTAGCCAATCTAGTAACACTTTCACTATCTCCGGTGTGACATATAACCTTAAAGCAAAGGGCGTTGCGAATGTCGTCATTGCTGCAGATAATGAAAAGTCTTTATCAGTGGTGAAGGATTTTGTCAATTCCTATAATGACTTGCTCGCGAAACTCAATGGTGAATTGAATGAAGCGAAATATACTAAATTTATGCCTTTAACTAATGAGGAGAGAAGTGCCCTGAAGGAATCGGAGATAACCGAGTGGGATAAAAAGTCGAAAAGCGGAATGTTGCGTCGAGATACTATTCTTCAAGAGGCTGTATTCAAGTTGCGCAGTGATATTTCTTCGCCAATCAGTGGTCTCACAGGAAATTATGTGAGCCTAGCGTCGATCGGGATAACTACAGGGAATTATTCCGAGGGGGGCAAGCTTTATATCGATGAGATTAAGCTTAAGAAAGCCTTAGAGGAAGATCCGGATGTTATTAATAAACTATTTAGCACCAGTGGTGATACTAGTGATAAACAGGGTGTTTCAAATCGAATTTATGATACGATAAAGACGTCCATGGATAAAATCTTTACGGTAGCCGGTATTAGCAGTACTCTTGATGGTGATACAAAAAGCAGTCTAGCAATGCGGATTCGGGATTATAATGACAGTCTTGATCGAATGAATGATCGTTTAGCAAGCATTGAGGCGCGTTACTATAAACAATTCGATGCCATGGAATCTGCCCTAAGTAAGATATCCCAGCAAAATAGCTGGTTGCTTTCGCAGTTTACCGGTCAGTAA
- a CDS encoding chemotaxis protein CheW: MAEEQLVTFGLGTEEFGVDIMLVQEIIRIPPITRVPKAPDYVEGVINLRGNVIPVVSLRTRFGMERVEESDLSRIIVLQVQNKVFGIRVDAVTEVLRLDTESIEPPPPVALGMDSHFIRGVGKIGERLLILLNLDNIMGGEINHESA; this comes from the coding sequence ATGGCAGAAGAACAATTGGTTACATTCGGTCTCGGCACAGAGGAATTTGGGGTGGACATCATGCTTGTCCAAGAAATTATTCGTATCCCTCCCATTACTCGAGTCCCCAAAGCTCCGGACTATGTGGAAGGTGTCATTAATCTGCGGGGTAATGTTATTCCTGTCGTGAGTCTGCGGACACGTTTTGGTATGGAGCGTGTGGAAGAGAGTGATTTGAGCCGGATTATCGTGCTCCAAGTCCAGAATAAAGTCTTTGGTATTCGGGTGGATGCAGTCACGGAAGTGTTGCGTTTGGATACCGAATCTATTGAACCACCACCGCCAGTGGCCTTAGGTATGGATTCTCATTTTATCCGTGGTGTGGGCAAGATTGGAGAGCGTTTGCTCATTCTTCTCAATCTCGATAACATCATGGGTGGTGAGATAAACCATGAATCGGCCTAA
- the fliS gene encoding flagellar export chaperone FliS — MLNSQMAAAYKNQQIMTASPEQLTLLLYNGALRFLAESILALEKGEMEKSHKANLRVQAIVREFMVTLDMNYELSQNWAALYEYIENCLIEGNIKKDVQQLNNAKTILEEMRNTWQEAMKQAQQSKLAVR; from the coding sequence ATGTTAAATTCCCAAATGGCTGCAGCCTATAAGAATCAACAGATTATGACAGCATCACCAGAGCAGCTGACTTTGCTTTTATATAATGGAGCTTTACGGTTTTTAGCTGAAAGCATCCTAGCCCTGGAAAAAGGCGAGATGGAGAAATCCCACAAAGCCAATCTGCGAGTGCAGGCCATCGTTCGTGAATTCATGGTGACCTTAGATATGAATTATGAACTCTCACAAAATTGGGCAGCACTCTATGAATATATCGAGAATTGCTTGATTGAGGGCAATATTAAGAAGGATGTTCAGCAACTGAATAACGCCAAAACTATCTTAGAGGAAATGCGCAATACTTGGCAAGAGGCTATGAAGCAAGCTCAACAAAGTAAGCTGGCAGTGAGATAA